The following proteins are encoded in a genomic region of Oncorhynchus gorbuscha isolate QuinsamMale2020 ecotype Even-year linkage group LG11, OgorEven_v1.0, whole genome shotgun sequence:
- the LOC124047802 gene encoding heat shock protein 30-like: MLCSRGFQSSLSPLMDFYWPVRSLWPEVRPLLSQRDLLQRNLLEIKSSLELMANLQQQIFEELDNVPSSLTIQPVSYKLDKDGEGFALTLDTKDFSPEELSVKQVGRKLKVSGKTEKKLDDGEGSYSYRCQEFRQEFDLPEKVNPETVTCSLAHDGKLHIQAPKNPLSGEEEVAERVVPINCSLDVETSQFLSKTEGSITDTQKKQENSVSHED, translated from the coding sequence ATGCTGTGTTCCCGAGGATTCCAGTCTTCCCTCAGCCCATTGATGGACTTCTACTGGCCTGTGCGCAGTCTATGGCCAGAGGTCCGACCTCTTCTCAGCCAGCGGGATCTACTGCAGAGAAACCTGCTAGAGATCAAGAGCAGTCTGGAGCTGATGGCAAATCTCCAGCAGCAGATCTTTGAAGAGTTGGACAATGTCCCATCCTCTTTGACAATCCAACCAGTCTCCTACAAGCTGGATAAAGATGGAGAGGGCTTTGCCCTGACACTGGACACTAAAGACTTTTCCCCAGAGGAGCTGTCTGTCAAGCAGGTGGGCAGGAAGCTGAAAGTCAGTGGGAAGACAGAGAAGAAGCTGGATGATGGGGAAGGCTCCTACTCTTACAGATGCCAAGAGTTCAGACAAGAGTTTGATCTGCCTGAAAAGGTGAATCCTGAGACAGTCACCTGCTCCCTGGCTCATGACGGGAAACTCCACATTCAGGCACCAAAGAATCCATTATCTGGTGAGGAGGAGGTGGCAGAGAGAGTGGTTCCCATCAACTGTAGCCTGGATGTGGAAACCTCACAATTCCTGTCAAAGACAGAGGGAAGCATCACCGACACACAGAAGAAACAAGAGAACAGCGTTTCACATGAGGACtga
- the LOC124047803 gene encoding heat shock protein 30-like, with protein sequence MLCSRGFQSSLSPLMYFYWPVRSLWPEVRPLLSQQDLLQRNLLEIKSSLELMANLQQQIFEELDNVPSSLTIQPVSYKLDKDGEGFALTLDTKDFSPEELSVKQVGRKLKVSGKTEKKLDDGEGSYSYRCQEFRQEFDLPEKVNPETVTCSLAHDGKLHIQAPKNPLSGEEEVAERVVPINCSLDVETSQFLSKTEGSITDTQKKQDNSISHED encoded by the coding sequence ATGCTGTGTTCCCGAGGATTCCAGTCTTCCCTCAGCCCATTGATGTACTTCTACTGGCCTGTGCGCAGTCTATGGCCAGAGGTCCGACCTCTTCTCAGCCAGCAGGATCTACTGCAGAGAAACCTGCTAGAGATCAAGAGCAGTCTGGAGCTGATGGCAAATCTCCAGCAGCAGATCTTTGAAGAGTTGGACAATGTCCCATCCTCTTTGACAATCCAACCAGTCTCCTACAAGCTGGATAAAGATGGAGAGGGCTTTGCCCTGACACTGGACACTAAAGACTTTTCCCCAGAGGAGCTGTCTGTCAAGCAGGTGGGCAGGAAGCTGAAAGTCAGTGGGAAGACAGAGAAGAAGCTGGATGATGGGGAAGGCTCCTACTCTTACAGATGCCAAGAGTTCAGACAAGAGTTTGATCTGCCTGAAAAGGTGAATCCTGAGACAGTCACCTGCTCCCTGGCTCATGACGGGAAACTCCACATTCAGGCACCAAAGAATCCATTATCTGGTGAGGAGGAGGTGGCAGAGAGAGTGGTTCCCATCAACTGTAGCCTGGATGTGGAAACCTCACAATTCCTGTCAAAGACAGAGGGAAGCATCACCGACACACAGAAGAAACAAGACAACAGCATTTCACATGAGGACTGA
- the LOC124047804 gene encoding heat shock protein 30-like, which yields MLCSRGFQSSLSPLMDFYWPVRSLWPEVRPLLSQQDLLQRNLLEIKSSLELMANLQQQIFEELDNVPSSLTIQPVSYKLDKDGEGFALTLDTKDFSPEELSVKQVGRKLKVSGKTEKKLDDGEGSYSYRCQEFRQEFDLPEKVNPETVTCSLAHDGKLHIQAPKNPLSGEEEVAERVVPINCSLDVETSQFLSKTEGSITDTQKKQENSVSHED from the coding sequence ATGCTGTGTTCCCGAGGATTCCAGTCTTCCCTCAGCCCATTGATGGACTTCTACTGGCCTGTGCGCAGTCTATGGCCAGAGGTCCGACCTCTTCTCAGCCAGCAGGATCTACTGCAGAGAAACCTGCTAGAGATCAAGAGCAGTCTGGAGCTGATGGCAAATCTCCAGCAGCAGATCTTTGAAGAGTTGGACAATGTCCCATCCTCTTTGACAATCCAACCAGTCTCCTACAAGCTGGATAAAGATGGAGAGGGCTTTGCCCTGACACTGGACACTAAAGACTTTTCCCCAGAGGAGCTGTCTGTCAAGCAGGTGGGCAGGAAGCTGAAAGTCAGTGGGAAGACAGAGAAGAAGCTGGATGATGGGGAAGGCTCCTACTCTTACAGATGCCAAGAGTTCAGACAAGAGTTTGATCTGCCTGAAAAGGTGAATCCTGAGACAGTCACCTGCTCCCTGGCTCATGACGGGAAACTCCACATTCAGGCACCAAAGAATCCATTATCTGGTGAGGAGGAGGTGGCAGAGAGAGTGGTTCCCATCAACTGTAGCCTGGATGTGGAAACCTCACAATTCCTGTCAAAGACAGAGGGAAGCATCACCGACACACAGAAGAAACAAGAGAACAGCGTTTCACATGAGGACTGA